The Paenibacillus sp. BIC5C1 DNA segment AAATCAATCTCGGCTTCATGTCCTTCTTTACCAAAGCGGTTGTAGGCGCTCTGAAAAAGTTCCCAACCATTAATGCGGAAATTGATGGTGAAGATGTAGTACTCAAAAAGTACTATGATATCGGTATTGCGGTATCTGCCAAAGAAGGTCTAGTTGTACCAGTTGTACGTGATGCAGATCGTCTTGGCTTCGCTGAGATCGAGAAAAGCATTGCTGACCTTGCATCCAAAGCGCGTTCCAACACGCTGGCGTTGTCTGATCTGCAAGGAGGAACCTTCACCATTACCAATGGCGGAACGTTTGGCTCCCTGTTGTCCACACCAATTTTGAATACACCTCAAGTAGGTATTCTGGGTATGCACAAAATCCAGCTTCGTCCAGTAGCGATTGATGCAGAGCGGATGGAGAACCGTCCGATGATGTATATCGCACTGTCGTACGATCACCGTATTATTGATGGTAGCGAAGCTGTACGTTTCCTCGTGACGGTAAAAGAATTGCTTGAAGATCCAGAGTCTTTGCTGATCGAAGGGTAATCCGTAACAATTAACATTAAATTGCCATTTTACAAATAAAAAAAGAAAGCCCCTGAACGCGGAGAGCATAGTGTATGCTGGCTCCCGTTCAGGGGCTTTCGTCATTGTATAAGTGATTTATGCCGCATTATATGGAATCGGCTGTTTCTGCATGTGCTGTGGAATGATGGGCACTGTTGTCGGGGGTATGCCTCTCCAGCCACTCCATGACATGCCGAGCAACCTCAGTCCGATTTATCTCATGCAACATTTCGTGACGTCCCCCCGGATAGAGACGGTATTCAATATCCTCAAGCTGAAGCTCCCGATATTGGGAGACCAGGTTCAGCACTCCTTTGCCATGAAGTCCCACCGGATCTTGTTCACCCGAGAAGAGATATACCGATTTATCCTTGGGAATACGTTTCATGTTGCGTGGCAAGTGAATGTCCAACAAAAGTTTGAAAAAGTCACGGAAAAAACCTGCGGAGCAGACGGCTCCACACAAAGGGTCATCGATAAATCGCTTGACCTCTTCGGGGTCCCGAGACAACCAATCAAACGGCGTTGACGCCGGACGGAAAGAACGGTTGAATCCGCCAAATACGAGCGCATTGAGCAGCATACTTGGATGACCCGTCCCCTGAATGCCACACTGCAAGAAAGCCAGTTTCTCTCCAATCCGAAGAAGACCACGTTTGCCATTGGTGCCGGACAAAATAAATGCATGGTAACGCTCGTGGCCAGCATACATCAGATGCTGCACCAAAAACGACCCCATGCTATGCCCCATCAGAAAGAGGGGCACATTAGGGTTTTCTTTGGCGGCAACTTCGCCCAGATTCATCATGTCACTCGCCATCCAGCGGAAAGCATCGACGCCGGCATTGCCCAACAAATTCGAGTTTTCTACTGTTTTGCCATGACCACGATGGTCATTCGCGTAGACCGCATAGCCATGCGTGGTGAGAAGTTGAGCAAATTCAGCATATCGGGCAGCGGTCTCGCTCATGCCATGTGCAATCTGGACCACACCTTTGATGTTGCACTCCGGATCGGGAAGCCAGCGGTACACATGAATACGGGTACCTTCATTGCCAACCAGGCTAAAGGTAGATTCCTGCATCTCGTGTAAATCCTCCTTCACAGGTCACATTAGAGCCAAATAAGCTAAGGTAAATTACTTGCATAGATCATTATTTATTGGATTAAGGCAAATAAGAGCGAAGAACAGTAGTGTTACCATCCAGCGTATAGGAGCCCAGGTTGGCAGGAAGTAAGTAACATTGCCCAGCTTTCAATTCAATGTTATCCGATTCCGCATTATCCCACTCCAGCGTTCCGCTACCTTCACAGACCACAAGAATAGTGAAGCTTTCAGCACTTGTAGAGAGCTCCCAACGTCCTGTAACAATCCCTTTTTCCACTACAAAATAAGGGCATTCTGCAAGCTTCAGCCACTCACCTGGAGTTGCGTTGTTGGTTTTCATCGTCGTGGCGCCAGCGCCCTCATAAGCCGTTACATTCAATGAATCCTCAACATGCAGCTCACGTGGTTTACCATCCAGGCCCGGACGATTATAATCGTAAATCCGGTATGTTGTATCCGAGTTTTGCTGGATCTCGGCAACAACGACACCTGCACATAAAGCGTGTACCGTTCCTGCAGGAATAAAGAACGTATCTCCAGCCTCTACAGGTACTTGACGAAGGGTATCCATGACTGTACCATTTTCCAGCGCTTCCTTCAGTACTTCACGATCAACGCCTTCATTCAAGCCGTAGATGATATGCGCTCCTGGTTTGGCATCCAGCACATACCACATTTCCGTTTTGCCAAGCTCGCCGGGAGGGAGCGCTTCGTAATCATCTGTTGGATGAACTTGTACCGACAGATCATCGTTACAGTCAAGCAGTTTGATCAGAAGGGGGAATCGTCCGCCCTTTTCCGAAACTCCTTTGGTTCCAAGCCATGCTGTGCCCAGCTGTTCGCGAACTTCGTCCAGGCCTTTTCCAGCAAGTGCTCCATTTAATACCTTAGTTGTACCATTGGGATGATCTGCGATCATCCAGCCTTCTCCTATATGTCCTTCAGGTGGCGTCAGGCCGAATTGTTCCAGCGCGCGACCTCCCCATACACGTTCTTTGAACTCTGGTTGAAATTGCAGTGGGTATGGCGTAGGCATTTCTAATCTCTCCTCTAGTATATGAAATGGTGGATCGCTTTAATCAATCATGACCGCGTAGTATTGGCATGAATGATACAGTGAATACGGTTGCACGTCTTTATGTAGTACACAAATCGCATAAATTGAACCCAAAGAGTGCTTTGTTGCGATTGTGTCTAGTTTATTGCATTTGTGGGACAAAGGAAATTATTTTTTCTCGATGCCAATCAGAAAAGGGGAGGTCTCGCGCTGCAATTGGCGA contains these protein-coding regions:
- a CDS encoding alpha/beta fold hydrolase; amino-acid sequence: MQESTFSLVGNEGTRIHVYRWLPDPECNIKGVVQIAHGMSETAARYAEFAQLLTTHGYAVYANDHRGHGKTVENSNLLGNAGVDAFRWMASDMMNLGEVAAKENPNVPLFLMGHSMGSFLVQHLMYAGHERYHAFILSGTNGKRGLLRIGEKLAFLQCGIQGTGHPSMLLNALVFGGFNRSFRPASTPFDWLSRDPEEVKRFIDDPLCGAVCSAGFFRDFFKLLLDIHLPRNMKRIPKDKSVYLFSGEQDPVGLHGKGVLNLVSQYRELQLEDIEYRLYPGGRHEMLHEINRTEVARHVMEWLERHTPDNSAHHSTAHAETADSI
- a CDS encoding type I phosphomannose isomerase catalytic subunit, whose amino-acid sequence is MPTPYPLQFQPEFKERVWGGRALEQFGLTPPEGHIGEGWMIADHPNGTTKVLNGALAGKGLDEVREQLGTAWLGTKGVSEKGGRFPLLIKLLDCNDDLSVQVHPTDDYEALPPGELGKTEMWYVLDAKPGAHIIYGLNEGVDREVLKEALENGTVMDTLRQVPVEAGDTFFIPAGTVHALCAGVVVAEIQQNSDTTYRIYDYNRPGLDGKPRELHVEDSLNVTAYEGAGATTMKTNNATPGEWLKLAECPYFVVEKGIVTGRWELSTSAESFTILVVCEGSGTLEWDNAESDNIELKAGQCYLLPANLGSYTLDGNTTVLRSYLP